The window gtttctggccactacaaagagggctgccacaaacatttttgtacatgtgggtccttttccctcctttaagatctctttgggatataagccctatAGTAACACTGCtcggtcaaagggtatgcacactttgataactttttgagcaacgttccaaattgctctccagaatggctggattcattcacagttctaccagcaatgtgttagtgtcccagttttcccacattccttccaacattaatcattatcatttcctgtcatcttagccaatctgacaggtgtgtagtggtatctcagaattatcttaatttgcatttctctgatcaatagtgatttggagcaccttttcttGTGAttgcaaatagtttcaatttctttgtctgaaaattgtctgttcatatcctttgaccatttatcagttggagaatggcttgatttcttataattttgaatcaatcatattttggaaatgaggcctttatcagaacctttgactgtaaaaatgttttcccagtttattgcttcccttctaatcttgtctgtattagttttgtttgtacaaaacatttttaatttaatataatcaaaactattttgtgatcagtaatgatctctagttcttctttggtcacaaattccttcctcctccacaggtctgagaggtaaactatcctatgttcttctaacttgtttataatatcattctttatgcctagatcatgaacccattttgaccttatcttagtatacagtgttaaatgtggatcaatgcctagtttctgtcatactagtttccatttttcccagcagtttttgtcaaatagtgaactcttatcccaaaagctggggcctttgggtttgtcaaacactagattgcaatagtcactgactattctgtcctgtgaacctaacctattccactgatcaactagtctattttttagctaatatcaaatggttttgatgaccgctgctttataatatagttttagatctagtacagctaggccatcttcatttgattttttttttccattagttcccttgaaattcttgaccttttgttcttccagatgaattttgttgttattttttctaggtcagtaaaacagtttcttgagagtttgattggtatagtactaaataaatagattagtttaggtagtatttttcatctttattatattcacttgacctatccatgagcatttgatatttttccaattgtttagatatgactttgtgtggaaagtgttttgtagttttgctcatacagttccttttttttggcaaatagattcccaaatattttatactatcaatggttattttaaatggaatttctctttatatctcttgctgttggattttgttagacACTGCTAttcttttccctcaaaaaaaaaaaaaagacaaagaattgatATATATCTGTAGACCACTAGGAAAATGATGGATTGTCTGTGACAGGTAATCCTTACTCTTATATTAATTTCTGGGAGGCAGGTTAGTGTGTTTAAAAAAATCGAAGAAACAGAAGGCatagaatctggattcaaatccaggctctgaTATCTGATATTTTTTATTACTTGGATGATCTTGGTAAGTTAGTTAGCctgtctgtgcctcagtttccttatctgtaaaatgaaaagattggctTAGATCAAAAGTATCAAACACATATGTGATCCAACCCTAACCAGATTAAAgtgtaaatgggaaatatttaataaaataaataaaaacataataaaacataGTTAATATTACATatgaaaattaagtcaatatataGTCCTCAGggatctatctctctatatagtagtcctgtttttatttgaatttgctACTTCTGtactagataatctctgaggtcctttctagagTAATGATTCTGTGACTTTAGGCCATTTTCTTCAAACTCTAACCTCAGCACTTTCTACAGATGCTTTAGAATTTCCCAAGCTTTGTACATTATTGCTGACATTGACATCACAGACaaaaattattatagtattaaatatttattgagcaagaTGTCCCATTCTGTGATGGGCACATGGGTGAGAATGAGGCATGGGAAAGatactaaagaaaaagaacaaataaatcttcaccaagcacctactgtgtgcttaTCCCTGTAGACCCTGGAGGCTTCTAGATCTTTACttcttgtatgatcttgggcaagttcctgATCtactggatctcagttttctcatttgtaaaatgagagggtccGACTAAGGTCCTACCTAGCTCTAGAACTACAATTGTTTCCTTTCAGCTTAGGCAACTACAAAACATTGAGACCAgttacagaagaaaaaggaaaggagggatgtCTTCGTTTCTCTGAGCTCATCTCTCCTCCACAGGGATTAATTACAATATAATTCCTCTTCGATATAATTCCCTCCCTTGACTTTTTGACTTTCTGGTCAAGTCAATTCAACAGGTTTTATAGAACACCTACTATGAATAAGGCTCCTGGGATACAAAGACATCctatcaaaataaaatcattctttctcacaggaaaatagtattttaatggGTCTTTGAAGATTCTGCTTTGCATTTCCCTGGCCACTTGGTCTAAAATaatcattcttttccttcctcagctATGGCAATCAGGTTCAACACTTCAAAGTGCTTCGAGAGAACATGGGGAAATACTTCCTTTGGGAGGAGAAGTTCAATTCACTCAATGAATTGGTGGATTTCTACCGTACAACTACCATAGCCAAGAAGAAGCAAATCTTCCTGAGAGATGAGGACCCAACACATAAGGTATCAAGAGGCTCCTTCAGGAGCATGGTTTCCAGCTCTGTTTAGCACAGTTAGCCAAAGGTGGGACTGCCATCAAGAATACTATACTTTGTAGAACAGGTTAGAATGAGGACAAAGAAGCAGGAATCTGAAATCAGGCAGATTCTCAGTTAGGGATCAAGAGATCTAGCATTGAGCACAATGCCTTGCATGTAGTAAGTGCTCAAAAATACTCACTGAACTGTGTCAGAAGAGTTTGGATAAGTATTAGAGAAGCTCCTTGAAGCACTGAGAGGGTGGGGCTTGTCCTTTTTCTCCTAGTTAGCAACTCTCCTGATGATTGGGGACATCAGACAAGGGTGTGGAGCCCAGAAAAGGAGAGGGTTGTTGCAGACAGCAGTCCCAGAAGCCTCTAGAAACCAAGGGGAGGTGTTGGGGAGAGGGGTGGGGATAGACTAAGGATTAAAGGCGTAAATGACAGTTTCTAAGAATTTCATTCTTCCCACCTACCTCCAAAGAAGTAACTATAGGAGAGATTTGAACAGATCTCCAGGGAGATTTTCCCAGAAGCTCAATTATTGATTCTATCTAAAGGATTTGCCCCAGGAAAGAATGACAGCATTTGAAAGAGGGATTTTGTGAAACATGGCCACCCTCAGCTAGAAGAGGCCTGCCCCAGGGAGGCGTGGGTGGCAATGGATCTTGAAGATAGAACAATAAACTGAGATTGGGAGACCCTGGGGATTGAGAATAAAGAACCAAGAATAGAAATGTGTTGGATATAGAAAATTACCCAAATGGCCATAAGAAGAAATAGTAGGTCAAGATCACCACAGGTCAGAACAAGGTGGGAACCAAGAGCATATTGTTTTTAGAAGTCAAAATAAGCCACTAGGTTCAAAAGCAAGTACTTAGCATACAGAAAATCTGGAGAAACCAGAGAACCAAGTAAGCCCCTACATCTAGAATCTAGGCAAGCCACTGGAGCTGGAGAGAGATTCCCTCATAAAAAGGGTAACTGAATACTCTTCAGGTATTAAGGGTCTCCTGGATGCTTAAGGAGCCAATCCCCAGCAGATGGGCACTCCAGAGtgggaatattttgttttgtgatgTGGATTCTTGGGCAGCCTGATGAAACTTATGTACTTCTTCTCATAATAATGTTTTGAAGtgcattatattaaatatattttatttttaaatgcataaaataaatacatgggatcacaaaggaaaccaattatattgaaatacagttatcaaaatgttttaaaaaaaatttgtggacCCCCAGGTTAAAAACTTTTCTCCTAGAGCCTTGTAGGTAAGAGAAGCTGAGCCATACTGGAAAGTTTATCAGGAGATTAATCTACAAAAAGTGAGAGTATCCCATAGCTGAGCCAGACAGCAGGAACAAAAATCCTGTCTTGTTTCTAGATTctttcatgttgtctctctcaAAATTCAGAAAACTGCCTCTGGGACAGGGGTTATTAGCCTGggattcatgaatttttttttctttttacattttgaaaactgtatttcaatctaattggtttcctttgtaatcccatgtattttattttatacatttaaaaacatgattccaAGCAGGACTCCAAAGGTTTTACCACATTGGCAAAGGTTCTGCAATCACAACATACACAAAGTTAAGAAACTCTGCTTTGAGAGAAGCCTACTAACAAGAGAAGACAGCAGACTGGGTACCTCAGTGCTACTGGCCAGCAGCTTTGCAGAGCTCTGCACTATAAGCTTCTTCAGAACATTAAGGGTAGTAAGGTCAGCTACAAATAATAGACCTCAAAAAGAAAGCAGTAAATGGCTCATCCAGCTACGTGCTCAGCCTCATTTGATGATATGTTTGGCCCTCTGGGCAGAGGTTGTCCAACTCTTAGTGCACATTCCAATCCTGACTGGACTACAGCATTAGAAGTCCATGACCTAGGGAATGACAGGATAGGAAAGGATGGGATGGGGCAGGATAGGATGAGAGAATCACTATTAATGGGGCAACTATTGTTTCCTGCCTGGGCACAATGCTGGGATTGCCAAAGGTAATTTCCCAACTGTAGTTGACTTTCATAATAGTGATTGTTCTTCACAATAATAGAAATGCCTACTTCTGGACTCTTTCATTAGGGGAAATCTCATCACCCTTTATACCCCTCCCTTAATTAGGGGCTAGTGATAGCACATagttaaaacttttattaaactACAAGAGATTTTTGGAGTTGTTGGGTAGGGGAAAGAGGTATATCCCAAGAGATCAGATGACAGAAAGGATTAGAGCAAAGTTTTATAGCTAGAACCATAGATAGATTTCAAGGAATCTGTATATTTGGATAGGGATGGGTGGGAAACcacatttatttttactaatctctaactgaaattttgcattttcttcaattatgaatttatttattcttagatATGGCTTAATACCTAGGCTGGAGACACCTCATCATGGCCTTGTTTCATCCCCACCCAGGTTCATAATTCTTTTGTAGTAGTTGTCTATTCAAATTCTCCAGCTCTTAGCCCTAAcctatgtagttttttttttttttaaatatcaaaacaaGCCAGATGACACATGAATTcaaagcaagaagtatttaatgaaatagaagagcTAGGTAATAACAGGGAGATGAGCAACGTATTAAATGTTTTCTGTGCCCATTTCCAAATGATTGTCACCAGTCTACCTGTAGAAAGATGCTAGGGAAACACCCTAGAAGCTGTCTAGAGAACATCCTGGCAAGCCAACCAGACAGCATTGTAGAAACTGCTGTTAACTTCTTTTGGTTCTGTAACAACATGGAGTAGGCTAATCTGTCCCTGTAGGCTCTGTGGATTGTACTAGTCTTGACATTATCTAGATACAGCTCCTATTTTCCCTCATCTCGTTTCTCTTTTCACCTCAGCCTCCTTTGGAAGactccctgttttttttttttttttttttaagtacactTAAAATGCTGAAAATGCAATTAATCATTTTATGGAGTCCCTGGAAGGGGCTTCTATATAGTACCAAGAGGATTTCCTCAGTAAGTTAGACTTTGCCCTTAGACACTGTGGATAGACTGGTCCCTGTGTGAACATTCTCCATAACactatataaaagaaatttgaattttttaataatagctttttaatttcaaaatatatgcaaagattgttttcaaaattcacttttgcaaaattcacctttgcaaaatcttgtgttccaaatttttctccctccctttctcctactctttcccttagatagcaagcaattcaatatatgttaaacatgtacaatttttctatacaaaaagaaatgtcaaTCTTAGAAGTCCAAATGGAAAAGTTCAGATTTAGTTTTAGATGCTAAGTGACTGACCAAGtcaatttttccatctataaaatgaggataataatagcacctacttcctagagttgttgtaagaatcaaatgagataatggtaaAAGAATATAGTACAGGagggcatatagtaggtgcttgataaatgcttatacCATCCATCATAAGAAGGGTTTGTGACTATGGGTGctaaaaggaaatggagagggaGGAGTCTAGACCACAACCCTTCTATAATCTCAGAAGTCATTCACTCTGGAATCACCTACTTGAAACTATGAGGTTTCATACTGGGAAGAATTAATAGGTTAGACCTCAAAAACATCGGTCTCCTGATCTATTCCCTGGATACCCTCTTGGCTCTGCCTTCAGCCACTTAAATAGTCTTTGTGTTGATCCCCTACTATTTACTCTTCACAATCTTTTGCCTCCCTTCCAAATGTACTTGTCCTGGATGGGAGAGGTCCTATTCCATggcctcttttccctttcctcaaaATGGAAGTGCACTGACATAGGGGCCTTTTAATAATTAAGCTCTATTTTATTATCTAACTCAAAGGTGACTCTAATAGGAGTCCTTTCATTAAAGGAAGGGTGGGTGTCCTTTGTCAGGACTTTACCAAACTTGATGAACCTCCATTCCCCTCCTCCTGCTCCATTTCTTTAGAATGATTCATATCCCATTTTATATTGATTCATAatcccattttctttatttgggCCAAGAGCTCTGAGTTCAGGAATCCTACCATTCACTCTTACTTctacacttatttttttttaaatcctttccttGCTTCATTAGCACCTACCTAGTTCTAATGATGAAAATACATTATAGTGAGAAAAGAATTGAATTGATCATTAATTTTCTGTGTAaccctctctctgggtctcagtttctttatgtaaaatgtgaataaattatgtaatataaatgtgaataattatgtaaaatgtggatatgaggtcctttccagatctgaTATCCTGCAATTAGACCTTTGAAATCTCTCTTTAATTCAACCATCTATAGGCCCATTTATGCTTCAAAAGCCCCACCACCAAGAATCAGGTGTCCCAAATAGTGCTCCAAAGTTTCAGCTTATAGATGGCTGTTGAAATTACCTGGTTTAGGCATTGGTCTACTCCTGATGATATGACAGCCATAAgaatagaatataataaatattaaataaatgaatgggagACCAATGGTACTGAGCTATTAAAATCTCCAGGAAGAAAGAATCCAGAAAGTCTTATACTCTTGAACTACTTTTAGGAGGTCAAGATTTGCCAAATAAATCAAATGGAGCTCTGTTGAGCCCCTACCCCAAACCCAACCTTCTCTGCTTTGTACCTCTCTTTATCCCAGAAGCTCAGAAAGGCACAGCTGGGGTTCAGAGGTGAAGGGGAGAGCAGCTAATCCACTGGCTTCTATAAAGATCACTAGTGGGAAAAATAGGGAGACAGTACTCTATCCAAGGGAATCCAGAGTCCTTTCTAGGGAGAAAGTCAATCCCACTTTTATACTTCAGAGTCTGGCTTGAGTCAGCCTACCGTGTGGGTAAGTGTTGATGATTATTTCACCTTCTCTGTGAGTGGGGAGTGGGGAGTGTCCTTCATTCTCTCCAAAGAGAACATGTTAATTATACCTTCTCTGGGTGGGGTCATTCCCTCGGGTTGATCCTATCACTGCAATTAACCAAATCCCATAGTctggaagattagtcttccttcTGATTGGTCAGATAGGTTATCATCCATCTTTTCTACTAGCCTGGCCTGAGTTTTCCAGTGATTCCTTGGTGTCTCCTAAAAAAATGTCAGTGTCTGGAGTAAGGTTACTGTCAAAGATGGGGTCTAGATTCTAGCTGGCTGGCTTGGGGTAAGGGAGTAGGAAGAAACAGACTCCCCCCTTTGGGTGAATGATGAGGTATAGGTCCTATTTattaaaatgcataaatataaatatatgtatttgtgtgtataaatatataaaatgtatatctatacacatcCCTGTTTTAAGTCTTGTTCTCCATAATGTCTTGGGATGATTCAGAGTTCCATCCATTGCTGGCATATTGTGTTGGTTCACTTGAGCCATGGTGGGACACTGAACTGCCAGACCTTAAACATTTAGCTGTTGGGAGCCTGAGATCAGTCTTTGGCTCCAGGGACTAGACAGAGGTATTCAGCAGACAGGTATGAAGGGGTTGCTTTAAGTCTCCCCAAGCCCAAGCCCAGGGGTAGATGATTCATTCAATGATCCCAAATGGGATGGTAGTTGGAGGTGTTGCCTGAGCCTCAGAGATTTTTCTGATAGCTGAGAATGGGAAGGGACAGCCTTCCAGTGGTTCTCTTAGGGGAACCACTACGTTGGATGATAACACTAAGAGATTCAGATCCTTAAGGAAATTCCCTGAGCTAAGGTCACTTAGCTTTAGATTAGGCTGTGGGtcaaaaagaaatcagatttgAGAGAGTCATTGGTAGGAAAGGAATTTAAGCTGGGAGGGAATTGTCATTAAGACACTAGATTGAAGGAACCAAGACTTATCTCCTAAGCTGGACAGGGTTGTGACTTTTTGGATTCTTCTATGTACTAGTAATTAGCTGATAGAGAATTTGTGTCCTGGAATTCTCTCACTAGGGCAAAACTTCCTTGAAACTGCTGCCTGAGTGTGGGGCTCCCATTCTAGAAAGGATTTAGAGGAGGCTAAGGGCTGTAGAAGATGGAGAACTTTCTCCCTGATCCATCCCTTGAGTATTAACAGCAGAAGTGGTCAAGGGAACTTTAGCACTCATAGGAACTAAGGGATTCAACCCACCGACCCAAGATCATTTGCCTCCCACGAGGAGGGAGAGGTATCCAGAAGAAGCTTCTTGGTTCTTGGTTCCTGGCCCCCTTTTTTctgatcctttttctttctcctccttctagCCACCCAGAGCTAAGTTTGCCAAAGCCCAGTTTGACTTTGCCGCCCAGAACTCCTCACAGCTCAGCTTCTCTCAGGGTGACATCATTGAGGTGCTGGAACATTCAGACCCCAACTGGTGGAGAGGACAGCTCTGCGGTCGAGTGGGTTTCTTCCCTCGGAACTACGTCCATCTCGTCCACATGTGAACTGTTACTGGGTCCTTCATCTTTCAGAGTTGCTTTGAATGGCCAGAGCCCCCAAGACTTTTCTGGATGAGCAAGCACTCACAATGTGGAGGAGCCAGTGGGTTCCCTACTATTCTGATAGCAAGAATACAGAACAAGTTTCCTGCTGTATTCAGAAGGGCCTGAATCAGGTTGGACCTAGGGAGGGTATTTTCTGGACCAATTCAATCCAGCAAATATTAATTAagtactatatgcaaagcacggtggttgcaaagacaaaaacagtcctttccctcaaaaaacttatattctattaaaaagataaaatctttACTGACATGACATGATATCATgtcaaatcaagaagcatttattaagcacagtatctggcatatactGTGTTAAAGGGtggacatacaaaaaaaaaaaagcaaaaaaataatccctgttcTCACAGATCTCATAGTCTAACTGGGGAATACAACATATAATTAACCATGAACATGATAAACTGGGGTattttcagagggaaggcactagcattaagagcaatcaggaaagtcttcttggagaaagtaggattttgaaaATGACTTGAAGCAAGGCAGAGAAACTAGGAGGTAGAAGTGCAAGGAGAGAATTTTAAGTAATACAAAATTTATATAAAGTCACTTAAAAAGGCAGAGAATGCTCCTAACCATAGGCACAAAGTATGGATCAGATGTGGCAACATGCATGTTGGGGAGCATTTCCATTAAATGATTTCTTGAGAAATAACTGATTCTTATTCAGTAAAgcattattgcttttatttcccaTTGtgtaaaatagatatgaaatttATCTATGTTCCTACATAAATGTTTCTAACTGCAAAGATGCTGAGACCAGTTCCCACTTATAATATGTCCATATATGTAAAAGATATGTTCATGAGTAACAGGGGTCCCACATATGAGAGGGagcttcaaataaaataataataatgctagtCCCAGGATAaaaatgcatgcatacacacatgcatatatacataaaatacactacatgaatgcacatgtatgtacactcatgtgaatatatgtgtatgtgtatatatttctttatgtatgtatgtgttttccTGTATATTTAATCTCCTCTCTTACTGAggagaaagtaagagaaaagGTAAGAGAATGGTTTCTCTTACTATGGGAAAGAGAAGTCATGATTATAAAGAGCCAACATGGTTTCCTCAAAAACCAactaacttctttttcttttctgacaaaattATTATCCTGGATAAAGTTCACTTGGATGTtagcaaagcttttgataaattatttcttaCCATTCTTAAGGAGGGGGTGAATGACCACTTTTGGGGTGTGTCATTGTTGAAGTTCCTTTCATGTGTAGTAAATTAGATGGCCACTGAGGTCTTTTCCCACCCCCAAATTCTCTCCTTATATGAGGGCAATTTTGATTTATACACTTATCTTCAGTAGGAATCAAAGGGTCCAGCCCCACTACTGCTAATTTCCTAAGCTTCTATTGGAGAGTAAAAATGTCTCTGGTCTCTTCAAGGGCAAAACCTCTTCCTAAATCATACTGAGGTACCAACATGAAATCACTCCAGTCAGAATTCAGTGGCTAtcaatgttttggttttttattccAAACAACTGAAGTAGCATTGAAATTGAAAAGATTATTGCTGCTCTCTcgctccctctttccttccctcccttcctcttccccttactctcttatttctttcctccatctctcttctcctcttctcttctcttctcttctctcttctcttctctcttctcttctcttctcttctcttctcttctcttctcttctcttctcttctcttctcttcttctcttcttctctctctctctctctctctctctctctctctttttctctctctctctttgtctctgtctctctctctttgtctctctgtctctgtctttgtctctcatcTACAAGGGTTAGGGTTCAGTAAATACCATTAAGCAGCTTGGGTTTCCTCTTTCTGTAGCTGCCATTGGTTGTGCCAAAGAAAGACCTATTCACAATTGCTTCTTCAAGTTGGCATCTTTGGTGGTGAGGAAAAAGATGTTACAAAAGGGCAGACTTTACTTATTCCACTATCCTTATGTCCTTCCCTCTATTTGCCGCTTTTAACTTCTTTATCTCTGGTCAGTTCCTTGaccagaggcagctaggtaagagtatcagacctggagtcaaagagacctgagctcaaatcctcCTTCAGaaactttactagctgtgtgatcctaggtaaactctctcagcctcattttccccataaaaatggggataataatagcacctatctcacagaattgttgtgaggattaaatgagatgatatatgtacaATGCTTTgttaactttaaagcattataaaaattctAGCTATAATATCCCCTCCCAAACTCTCCTCCTTAACAACCTTAGTAGTTTTTAGGTCCTGCATGATGGTTGTAATTCATACTAGCTTGAATCAATCAAATCATTCTCAATATTATTAATCACTCCAAGAGGATGTTCATGAACCAAAGAGACACAATCAAAATCCTCCAAATATAACAAAACTGCAAATAATAACcatttccctttatatttattgaattaaccAAACTCTCCTGAGCAATCCTCTAAAGATGAATTAGaggatagaaaagagaagagagaaatatttcTGTAGTGACAACTGCAATAGTCCAGGCCAATAGTGCTAAACTTATATAGAAAAAGGAGCCTTTTATCCATACTTAAAGATCCCTGCAGACTAcatattgatttaatcctaaaatataatatccaagttattgtatttttatttattttggtaaatattttcaaattacattttaatctgatttggacCAGAGTTGTCAGTATTGTAGACTTCATGTGTTTGACACCTGGTCCTGATAATGAGGGACTGTGCTAGCTGGTGGTGATGGGAATGGGGGAGGCAACAGAGTGGGAGAACAGAGAGAATCAAGGACTTCGTAACTGATGGAATGTGAGAGATGAAAAGTGAAGTCAGAAGGAAAGCaggtttggggagaaagataatgaactgTACTTTAGAACAGACTTTTATATTGGCATCTAGCCCCCTCCGTGGATTAGAGATCTAAGCCTCCTTCCTCCAGTCCCTCAAACTCTTCCTACTCAACCCTCTGAAGaacctcttccctccttcttggGTATATTCAGATAAAATCCCCGGGTGTCAGTGACTCTGGAAGGATCCTCTTGCTTTAAATCTCTTCAGAGACTATGGGCTACATGTTGTCATTGGGATAGGCAGTGCTTGGCAAGGGATGCTAATTTTTTCTGATCATCTTTCCTAGTCCATTTTTGTCAGATTAAGACACATAATAT of the Sarcophilus harrisii chromosome 1, mSarHar1.11, whole genome shotgun sequence genome contains:
- the GRAP gene encoding GRB2-related adapter protein, producing the protein MESVALYSFQATENDELAFNKGDTLKILNMEDDQNWYKAELHGAEGFIPKNYIQVKPHPWFAGRISRQFAEEILLRRNHLGAFLIRESESSPGEFSVSVNYGNQVQHFKVLRENMGKYFLWEEKFNSLNELVDFYRTTTIAKKKQIFLRDEDPTHKPPRAKFAKAQFDFAAQNSSQLSFSQGDIIEVLEHSDPNWWRGQLCGRVGFFPRNYVHLVHM